The following proteins come from a genomic window of Gloeomargarita sp. SRBZ-1_bins_9:
- the thrB gene encoding homoserine kinase: MDIEVWVPATTANLGPGFDCLGAALDFGNCFRFSLRSTGEPVEVIGADVPADNLVYRAFALVYERLGQLVPPVTMALKLEVPLARGLGSSATAIVAGMLAANHFLGEPVPRQELLQWAIALEGHPDNVVPAWWGGCQLVCGDQVCTIPWHPGVIPVLAIPEFTLSTVAARAVLPPQVPYRDAVANLGALGCLLQGLQRGEPALLRQGLQDRLHQPYRRQLIPGYDQVEQAALAAGAHGLVISGAGPTLLALTTPTQAEAVATAMVTAWGQVGVQATARISRVCARGAQVQA; encoded by the coding sequence ATGGACATTGAGGTCTGGGTGCCGGCGACAACGGCCAATCTGGGACCGGGGTTTGACTGTTTGGGGGCAGCGCTGGATTTTGGCAATTGTTTCCGTTTCAGTCTGCGGTCCACAGGTGAACCTGTCGAGGTCATCGGTGCCGATGTCCCGGCGGATAACCTGGTCTATCGGGCGTTTGCCCTGGTGTATGAACGCTTGGGCCAGCTGGTACCACCGGTGACGATGGCCCTGAAATTGGAGGTGCCTTTGGCGCGGGGACTAGGTAGTTCGGCGACGGCCATTGTGGCGGGGATGCTGGCGGCTAACCACTTTTTGGGGGAACCGGTGCCCCGCCAGGAATTGCTGCAGTGGGCCATTGCGCTGGAGGGCCATCCCGACAATGTGGTGCCGGCCTGGTGGGGGGGATGCCAGTTGGTGTGCGGCGACCAGGTGTGCACCATTCCCTGGCATCCTGGGGTGATTCCGGTGCTGGCGATCCCTGAATTTACCCTCTCGACGGTGGCGGCGCGGGCTGTTTTACCGCCCCAGGTGCCCTACCGTGATGCGGTGGCCAATTTGGGGGCGCTGGGCTGTCTATTGCAGGGGTTGCAGCGGGGGGAACCGGCCCTGTTGCGCCAAGGATTACAAGACCGTTTGCACCAACCTTACCGGCGGCAATTGATACCGGGCTATGACCAGGTGGAACAGGCGGCCCTGGCAGCAGGTGCCCATGGGCTGGTTATCAGCGGTGCTGGACCTACCCTGTTGGCCTTGACAACGCCTACCCAGGCGGAAGCGGTGGCGACGGCTATGGTCACGGCTTGGGGTCAGGTGGGGGTGCAGGCGACGGCGCGGATCAGTCGGGTATGTGCCCGGGGCGCTCAGGTGCAGGCGTAA
- a CDS encoding polysaccharide deacetylase family protein: MVKVRGRAQRSISLGSALVAGLGVGTIVGLATVFLSNPLRWSGSTSTGDDCEVGALTQVSVLTCWQVPIIQTMTQQRWDAVTFAVALGDQLIPFLRQAPWPQVAEAAKVARVPVLMYHDITPEKRVFFDVTPQELEEHFRLIQEQGLTPVSLDALVTHLRTGLPLPPKPIVLTFDDGYRGHYEYVYPLLQKYNYPAAFGIYTQGVGTGGNRPKVTWEELREMAQHPLVTIASHSVTHPLDLRPLDEAALERELVESKRVLERELGRPIHYFIYPVGHYDDRVRAVTQKAGYLAAFTMRNGEEFYAGQSADLLTIERFGQSRLPSLLEMVWGGSPVAAPLAGVDFTAPIQWQRATVEGVDLVLVSGGRPITHHADSRYQVDEFLRREPRAVAVVDGGFFSLESLNSNVMIGPVLAQNTRQFIPGGRGDVSKLRGRPLVVISPKTVRFLPFDPDRHNTLAGVQVEVPEVTDLFVASAWLVKEGQPRDYASFGNLFGFDAYRHRAFWGLNHSGQPMIGISKNRVDAVHLGRALARAGFREAVMLDSGATAALAYRGRLYTDYEPRPTPHAVLLLPPDRP, from the coding sequence ATGGTGAAGGTACGGGGGCGGGCGCAGCGGTCCATATCCCTGGGGTCAGCATTGGTGGCGGGTTTAGGCGTCGGTACGATTGTGGGCTTGGCAACGGTGTTTCTCTCCAACCCCCTGCGCTGGTCGGGGTCAACCTCTACTGGCGATGATTGCGAGGTAGGGGCATTGACCCAAGTCTCAGTACTCACCTGCTGGCAGGTGCCCATCATCCAGACCATGACCCAGCAGCGGTGGGATGCGGTCACGTTCGCGGTGGCCCTGGGGGACCAGTTAATCCCCTTTTTGCGCCAGGCCCCTTGGCCCCAGGTGGCTGAAGCGGCTAAAGTTGCCCGGGTGCCAGTCTTGATGTACCACGACATCACACCCGAGAAACGGGTTTTTTTTGACGTCACGCCCCAGGAGCTGGAGGAACACTTCCGGTTGATTCAGGAGCAGGGTTTGACGCCGGTGAGTCTGGATGCGTTGGTGACCCATCTGCGCACCGGGTTGCCCTTGCCCCCAAAACCCATCGTGCTCACTTTTGACGACGGCTACCGGGGCCATTACGAATACGTCTATCCCCTGTTGCAAAAGTACAATTACCCGGCGGCCTTTGGCATCTATACCCAGGGCGTGGGCACGGGCGGCAACCGGCCTAAGGTCACCTGGGAGGAATTGCGGGAGATGGCCCAACATCCCCTGGTGACCATTGCTTCCCACAGCGTTACCCATCCCCTGGATTTGCGTCCTTTGGACGAGGCGGCCCTGGAACGGGAATTGGTGGAATCCAAACGGGTATTAGAGCGGGAACTGGGTCGGCCTATTCATTACTTTATTTATCCGGTGGGGCATTACGACGATCGGGTGCGGGCGGTGACCCAAAAGGCGGGTTACCTGGCGGCCTTCACCATGCGCAACGGCGAGGAATTTTATGCCGGGCAATCGGCGGACCTGTTGACCATTGAACGGTTTGGCCAGTCGCGCCTGCCCAGTCTCCTGGAGATGGTGTGGGGAGGGTCACCGGTGGCGGCGCCCTTGGCCGGGGTGGATTTCACGGCGCCGATTCAGTGGCAACGGGCGACGGTAGAGGGGGTGGACTTGGTGCTGGTGAGCGGCGGGCGACCCATCACCCATCACGCCGATTCCCGCTATCAGGTGGACGAGTTTTTGCGGCGCGAACCCCGGGCCGTGGCGGTGGTGGATGGGGGCTTTTTCTCCCTGGAGTCCCTCAATTCCAATGTGATGATCGGGCCGGTGTTGGCGCAGAACACCCGCCAATTTATCCCCGGTGGCAGGGGCGATGTTTCTAAATTGCGGGGACGGCCTCTGGTAGTCATTAGTCCAAAAACGGTGCGGTTTTTGCCCTTTGACCCGGACCGCCACAATACCCTGGCGGGGGTGCAGGTGGAGGTGCCGGAGGTCACGGATTTATTTGTGGCCTCGGCTTGGCTGGTGAAAGAGGGCCAACCCCGGGATTACGCCAGCTTCGGCAACCTGTTTGGCTTTGACGCCTACCGGCATCGGGCCTTTTGGGGGCTGAACCACAGCGGCCAGCCGATGATCGGGATTTCCAAAAACCGGGTGGATGCGGTGCATCTAGGACGGGCGCTGGCGCGGGCGGGCTTCCGGGAGGCGGTGATGTTGGACTCGGGGGCGACGGCGGCGCTGGCCTACCGGGGACGGCTGTACACGGATTATGAACCCCGCCCTACACCCCATGCGGTACTGCTGCTGCCGCCTGACAGGCCGTGA